A portion of the Gossypium arboreum isolate Shixiya-1 chromosome 8, ASM2569848v2, whole genome shotgun sequence genome contains these proteins:
- the LOC108469108 gene encoding germin-like protein subfamily 2 member 4, translating into MSFMAAAKVFACPFVFVALFSMVASDPDLLQDLCVANKAAGIKVNGFPCKDEANVTEADFFFSGLANPGVINNSVGSVATGANVEKIPGLNTLGVSLARIDYAPGGLNPPHTHPRATEIIFVLDGELDVGFITTSNKLVSKSVKKGDVFVFPRGLVHFQKNNGDKSASVIAGFNSQLPGTQSIAATLFTSTPAVPDNVLTKTFQIGTKEVDKIKNKLAPKKT; encoded by the exons ATGTCTTTCATGGCGGCTGCAAAGGTTTTTGCGTGTCCTTTTGTCTTTGTTGCCCTCTTCAGCATGGTTGCTTCTGATCCTGATCTTCTTCAAGATCTCTGCGTAGCTAATAAAGCTGCTG GGATAAAGGTTAATGGATTTCCATGCAAGGACGAAGCCAATGTTACGGAAGCTGATTTTTTCTTTAGCGGATTAGCCAATCCAGGAGTCATCAATAACTCGGTTGGATCAGTGGCAACAGGAGCCAATGTCGAGAAAATCCCAGGGCTCAACACCCTCGGCGTCTCGCTTGCTCGGATCGACTATGCACCAGGTGGCCTTAACCCTCCTCACACTCACCCACGAGCCACCGAGATCATCTTCGTTCTCGACGGTGAATTAGACGTGGGGTTCATCACTACATCAAACAAGTTGGTCTCCAAATCGGTCAAGAAAGGCGACGTTTTCGTGTTCCCAAGGGGATTGGTTCATTTCCAGAAGAACAATGGCGACAAATCGGCATCCGTTATAGCAGGATTTAACAGCCAATTGCCTGGAACTCAATCGATTGCCGCAACATTGTTTACATCGACACCGGCTGTCCCAGACAATGTGTTGACAAAGACCTTTCAAATTGGCACCAAAGAAGTTGACAAAATCAAAAACAAGCTAGCCCcgaagaaaacttag